A genomic segment from Bubalus bubalis isolate 160015118507 breed Murrah chromosome 5, NDDB_SH_1, whole genome shotgun sequence encodes:
- the LOC112585101 gene encoding uncharacterized protein LOC112585101 has translation MAATCGLRSPRPRPALTCAAARQPAAPKARSRDAAQHGGPDFSICAGWPETPPRRSDVTSSATSAPLPTAPRFLPESPGPGHLDTCIHHRSQPLDSEASLWRMSGAGSAALQGMAPGTRVELLSQADGVVDLSQLRPQVQALKLGERRPVFMLRFLNLKRVLAGTVPSACVVLLTLALNRRCTWFQGHSDLSWRMFHVHLRRMCILLIWDGMKYVCIKST, from the exons ATGGCAGCCACGTGCGGACTCAGAAGCCCAAGGCCACGGCCCGCACTCACCTGTGCCGCAGCGCGCCAGCCAGCTGCGCCAAAAGCTAGAAGCAGGGACGCAGCGCAGCACGGAGGGCCGGACTTTTCAATTTGCGCGGGATGGCCCGAGACTCCGCCCAGAAGAAGTGACGTCACCTCCTCTGCGACGTCTGCTCCGCTTCCCACGGCTCCCCGCTTCCTGCCTGAGTCACCAGGTCCTGGCCACCTGGATACCTGCATCCACCACCGCAGTCAGCCCCTGGACTCCGAAGCGTCCTTATGGAGGATGAGCGGAGCTGGCTCAGCTGCCTTACAGGGCATGGCTCCCGGAACGCGCGTTGAGCTCCTTTCGCAGGCTGATGGAGTCGTGGATCTCTCCCAATTGCGGCCTCAGGTCCAGGCGCTGAAGCTGGGAGAACGCCGCCCTGTGTTTATGTTGAGGTTTCTAAACTTAAAAAGGGTCCTGGCTGGAACTGTCCCTAGTGCTTGTGTTGTGCTGCTTACCCTGGCTCTTAACAGGCGCTGCACGTGGTTCCAGGGACACA gtgatctatcctggagaatgttccatgtacacttgagaagaatgtgtattctgctgatTTGGGATGGGATGAAGTATGTATGTATTAAGTCTACATGA